A genomic stretch from Bacillus sp. N1-1 includes:
- the rlmN gene encoding 23S rRNA (adenine(2503)-C(2))-methyltransferase RlmN: MKESIYGLTFDQLTEWLLERGHKKFRASQVWDWLYKKRVKEFSQMNNVNKDCIKLLEENFAIQTLTQEIKQESSDGTIKFLFKLQDGNVIETVLMRFHYGQSVCVTTQVGCNIGCSFCASGLLKKSRDLTSGEIVEQIMNVQHALDEKANEERVSHIVIMGIGEPFDNYDNMMDFLHIVNSQKGLCIGARHITVSTSGLAKQIYDFANEDLQVNLAISLHAPNDELRTKIMKINKAYPLGKLMPAIDYYLEKTNRRITFEYIMLRDVNDHVEEAKQLANLLADKRHLSYVNLIPYNPVDDHSYQRSEKESILAFYDTLKKNGINCVIRHENGTDIDAACGQLRSKQVKKLENAGK, from the coding sequence GAATCAATATACGGATTAACGTTTGATCAGCTAACTGAATGGTTGCTAGAACGTGGTCACAAAAAATTCCGTGCCTCCCAAGTTTGGGATTGGCTCTATAAAAAACGTGTTAAAGAATTTTCTCAAATGAATAACGTAAATAAAGACTGTATCAAACTTTTGGAAGAGAATTTTGCTATCCAGACATTAACTCAAGAAATCAAGCAGGAATCTTCTGACGGTACGATTAAATTCTTGTTCAAATTACAAGACGGAAACGTTATTGAAACGGTACTCATGCGTTTCCATTATGGTCAATCGGTCTGTGTGACAACACAAGTAGGTTGTAATATCGGTTGTTCCTTCTGTGCAAGTGGACTTCTTAAGAAGAGCCGTGACCTTACAAGTGGAGAAATTGTTGAGCAAATTATGAACGTTCAGCACGCACTTGATGAAAAAGCTAATGAAGAGCGCGTAAGTCACATTGTTATTATGGGAATTGGTGAACCATTTGATAACTACGATAATATGATGGACTTCCTTCATATTGTTAATTCTCAAAAAGGTCTTTGCATTGGCGCTCGCCATATAACAGTTTCTACAAGTGGACTTGCGAAGCAAATTTACGATTTTGCGAATGAAGATCTTCAAGTGAACCTTGCGATCTCACTTCACGCACCTAATGATGAGCTTCGAACCAAGATTATGAAAATCAACAAAGCTTATCCACTCGGAAAACTAATGCCTGCAATTGATTACTATCTTGAGAAAACCAACCGCAGAATTACGTTTGAGTATATCATGTTGAGAGATGTCAATGATCACGTAGAAGAAGCGAAACAACTCGCCAATCTACTAGCTGATAAGCGCCATCTTTCATACGTAAACTTGATTCCATATAATCCCGTTGATGATCACTCTTATCAGCGTAGTGAAAAAGAATCGATCCTTGCGTTCTATGATACGCTTAAAAAGAACGGCATTAACTGCGTCATCCGTCATGAGAACGGAACAGACATTGATGCTGCTTGCGGTCAGCTCCGTAGTAAGCAAGTAAAGAAACTAGAAAATGCAGGAAAATAG
- a CDS encoding DUF3895 domain-containing protein, producing the protein MTKSLTNSERDQLLQDLTFDQQSYLMNTLKRGKKTAFANVIAKSKGRIIPSGATDEEIGMLLDDWILDDYLDAGVVSEDVKCDCGRALRYQYIVRHVKTGEMRRFGINHFEEHTGLPATIVKEVVQGFTKIDYELDELLLKRQNGSPTYDIPEGLNLPADIEQPLSLQLPLLDRQERRLNSLIRAYREEKEALQRGSNTLEAVDIPTQKKEDLKVKEALPKEELQGSFDLFAEETQEPLPEKTSEKPKETYFVGDLSFTTQESVDGYIQQGTESALMICELLIKEGKVQDKRYSTKKPKIYYAVCTYLDSFVASGSMSVEPLGREDRIYRLKSGQSS; encoded by the coding sequence ATGACAAAGAGCCTTACGAACTCTGAGAGAGATCAATTACTGCAAGATCTTACATTTGACCAACAATCATATCTTATGAATACTCTTAAACGAGGTAAAAAAACAGCTTTTGCCAATGTGATTGCTAAAAGTAAAGGAAGAATTATTCCAAGCGGCGCAACCGATGAAGAAATTGGGATGTTGCTTGACGATTGGATATTAGACGATTACCTGGATGCAGGTGTTGTTTCAGAAGATGTAAAGTGTGATTGTGGTCGTGCATTACGCTATCAATATATTGTACGCCATGTAAAAACAGGTGAAATGCGTCGTTTTGGGATTAATCATTTTGAAGAACACACAGGTTTACCCGCTACCATCGTGAAAGAAGTCGTACAAGGTTTCACGAAAATTGATTATGAGTTGGATGAACTCTTATTAAAAAGGCAAAATGGCTCTCCTACATATGACATCCCTGAAGGTTTGAACCTACCAGCAGATATCGAGCAGCCACTTTCCTTACAACTTCCGTTACTTGATCGACAAGAACGACGGTTAAACAGTTTGATCAGGGCTTACCGTGAAGAAAAAGAAGCACTTCAAAGAGGCAGCAATACGTTAGAGGCTGTAGATATCCCGACACAGAAAAAAGAAGACTTGAAAGTTAAAGAGGCGTTACCTAAAGAGGAGTTACAAGGTTCTTTTGATTTGTTCGCCGAAGAAACTCAAGAACCTTTACCAGAAAAGACAAGCGAGAAACCGAAAGAAACTTATTTTGTGGGAGACCTTTCGTTTACAACCCAGGAATCGGTAGACGGCTATATTCAACAAGGTACAGAGAGTGCCTTGATGATTTGCGAGCTCCTAATCAAAGAAGGAAAAGTTCAAGACAAGCGCTACTCGACAAAGAAACCGAAAATTTACTATGCAGTTTGCACTTATCTCGATTCATTTGTGGCATCGGGATCCATGTCTGTTGAGCCGCTTGGACGTGAAGATCGCATCTATCGATTAAAAAGCGGGCAATCCTCCTGA
- a CDS encoding homocysteine S-methyltransferase family protein, whose protein sequence is MKRTLEQRLQEGPVICGEGYLFELERRGYLQAGSFVPEVALDNPEALKQTYRDYMLAGSDVVLAFTYNGHREKMRIIGKEDLLEPLNRQAIRLAKEVAKEHPDEEALVAGNISNTNLFDPEDENSKEQIRSMFAEMVKWSKEEGVDFINGETFYYYEEAKIALEEIQKQDLQAVITLGLMSENILRDGYTVEEACRLLEEQGALVVGMNCFRGPATMQPYIEKIRQSVTGYVGALPIPYRTTEEHPTFFNLPDGGCACTLPTETTFPTSLDPLYCNRYELAEWAKEAKSVGVNYFGLCCGASPSMLREVAETVGRTAVNSIYSPNMEKHFLFGSDESLKKNNTAYREKA, encoded by the coding sequence ATGAAAAGAACACTTGAACAACGCCTGCAAGAGGGCCCAGTCATTTGCGGAGAAGGATATCTGTTTGAATTGGAACGACGTGGTTATCTCCAAGCAGGATCATTCGTGCCAGAAGTTGCACTAGATAATCCTGAAGCTCTTAAACAAACCTATCGTGATTATATGCTTGCAGGATCTGATGTCGTGCTAGCTTTTACGTATAATGGCCACCGAGAGAAAATGAGAATTATCGGAAAAGAAGACTTGCTAGAGCCACTCAATCGACAAGCAATTCGCCTCGCTAAAGAGGTAGCGAAGGAACATCCTGATGAAGAAGCTCTTGTAGCAGGAAATATATCCAATACGAATCTCTTTGATCCTGAAGATGAAAATAGTAAAGAACAAATACGGTCTATGTTCGCCGAGATGGTAAAATGGAGTAAAGAAGAAGGCGTTGATTTCATTAATGGGGAAACATTTTATTATTACGAAGAAGCGAAAATAGCCTTAGAAGAAATTCAAAAACAAGATCTTCAAGCAGTTATTACACTTGGACTTATGAGTGAAAACATTTTAAGAGACGGCTATACCGTTGAGGAAGCTTGCCGGTTGTTAGAAGAACAAGGAGCGCTAGTTGTTGGTATGAACTGTTTTCGAGGACCTGCTACAATGCAGCCATACATCGAGAAAATTAGACAGTCTGTTACTGGATATGTTGGCGCACTTCCAATTCCTTATCGGACAACAGAAGAACATCCAACATTTTTTAACTTACCTGATGGCGGATGTGCCTGTACATTGCCAACAGAGACAACCTTTCCAACATCTCTAGATCCACTTTATTGTAACCGTTATGAATTAGCAGAATGGGCAAAAGAAGCAAAAAGCGTAGGCGTGAATTATTTTGGACTATGCTGTGGTGCTTCTCCAAGCATGTTGAGAGAAGTCGCTGAAACAGTAGGTAGAACAGCGGTAAATTCAATCTACTCTCCAAATATGGAAAAACATTTCCTGTTTGGCTCAGATGAATCATTAAAGAAAAACAATACTGCATATCGTGAGAAGGCATAA
- the murB gene encoding UDP-N-acetylmuramate dehydrogenase yields the protein MDNQNVITELRSILPEAELKINEPLNAHTYTRMGGCADVLVFPKTIEDARAAVEYAYQKNYPLTILGKGSNVIIQDGGIRGIVLNLSSLKSIDKTDKKVIAQAGARIIDASEFARDCKLSGLEFACGIPGSVGGAVYMNAGAYGGEIADCLESVLAVTKEGKLIKLTADELDLSYRHSNVEEKGLLVLEATFALKDGDYNEIKEIMDDLTEKRETKQPLEYPSCGSVFKRPPGLFAGKLIQDSELQGTRIGGAEVSKKHAGFIVNIDNATATDYLDVIHHVQRTVKEKFDVELEREVRVIGEPPEQA from the coding sequence ATGGATAATCAAAATGTAATAACTGAACTCCGCTCGATTTTGCCAGAAGCGGAATTGAAAATAAATGAGCCTTTAAATGCCCACACATATACTAGGATGGGTGGATGTGCTGATGTTCTTGTCTTCCCTAAAACAATTGAAGATGCAAGAGCAGCGGTAGAATATGCTTATCAAAAAAACTATCCTTTAACGATACTCGGTAAAGGTTCGAATGTAATTATTCAAGATGGCGGTATTCGCGGCATTGTCTTGAATCTATCTTCTCTAAAATCGATTGATAAAACAGACAAAAAAGTTATTGCTCAAGCAGGCGCACGCATTATTGATGCATCTGAATTTGCGCGTGATTGCAAACTAAGCGGTCTTGAGTTTGCATGTGGTATACCTGGCTCTGTTGGAGGAGCTGTATATATGAATGCAGGAGCATACGGTGGAGAAATAGCCGATTGTCTCGAGAGTGTTCTCGCTGTAACGAAAGAAGGAAAGTTAATCAAATTAACCGCTGATGAACTTGATTTATCTTATCGTCACAGTAACGTAGAAGAAAAAGGTTTGCTTGTTTTAGAAGCAACCTTCGCTCTAAAAGATGGCGACTATAATGAAATCAAAGAGATCATGGATGACCTAACTGAGAAGCGCGAAACGAAACAGCCGCTAGAATACCCTTCTTGTGGTAGTGTGTTCAAGCGTCCTCCTGGCCTATTTGCAGGTAAATTGATTCAGGACTCTGAGCTACAAGGTACACGTATCGGTGGGGCGGAAGTTTCTAAAAAGCATGCTGGCTTTATTGTAAATATCGATAATGCCACGGCAACAGACTATTTGGATGTGATTCATCACGTTCAAAGAACGGTAAAAGAAAAGTTTGATGTTGAGCTTGAACGTGAAGTACGCGTTATTGGCGAACCGCCTGAGCAAGCATAA
- a CDS encoding YdhK family protein, with product MKTKKVILGLGLSLSLILAACGNNNEGINQESGNNQSTSNSSANSESHMEEMEHSGSSEVPEGLKRAENPTYPESSKAIIETDHMKGMKGAEATISGAFETTSYVVSYMPTNGGEPVENHKWVIHEELDQPDNAPLAPGTEVTLNASHMKGMEGANATIESANQTTVYMIDYMPTTGGEKVTNHKWVTEDELSPIEQ from the coding sequence ATGAAAACCAAAAAAGTTATATTAGGATTAGGATTATCACTATCACTTATTCTTGCAGCATGCGGAAACAATAACGAGGGCATAAACCAGGAGTCCGGAAACAATCAATCGACCTCTAACTCTTCAGCAAACTCCGAGAGTCACATGGAAGAGATGGAACACTCCGGCTCTTCAGAAGTACCTGAAGGGTTAAAAAGGGCTGAAAACCCTACATATCCAGAAAGCAGTAAAGCAATCATTGAAACAGATCATATGAAAGGAATGAAAGGTGCAGAAGCCACGATCTCAGGAGCTTTTGAAACTACCTCATATGTTGTTTCATATATGCCAACGAATGGCGGAGAACCTGTAGAAAATCACAAATGGGTGATCCATGAGGAACTTGATCAACCTGATAATGCGCCTTTAGCACCCGGCACGGAAGTAACACTTAATGCTTCCCATATGAAAGGGATGGAAGGAGCAAATGCAACAATTGAATCAGCCAACCAAACTACTGTTTATATGATAGACTATATGCCGACAACCGGAGGCGAAAAGGTAACCAATCATAAATGGGTAACAGAAGATGAATTATCTCCTATTGAGCAATAA
- a CDS encoding F510_1955 family glycosylhydrolase, with amino-acid sequence MKKHWMIIFGALLLIIAGCQEENSKPVESNDGVKETQKKEKETASLSESSFYKPTSRKQINHVHGVGYPGNQHELFVATHLGPLIYLDGTWYEAEANNNDYMGFQAVSDGFYSSGHPGEGSDLPNPLGLIKSTDRGKTLEQLGFQGESDFHYLAVGYETHSIYAVNQQKNSEMDIGVYYSEDASDWNQVQLKGIPNQINGIFAHPSDANVVAITSPKGLYLSEDQGQSFTPITEDVSITSMVFLKDRIIFAKQGATSQLVSLKNGEETIISMPNKIEEAIDYLAVNPQNENEISFHTSDGSLYQTKDAGESWVALIDQGKLN; translated from the coding sequence GTGAAGAAACATTGGATGATAATTTTTGGGGCACTGCTTCTTATTATTGCAGGATGTCAGGAAGAAAACTCAAAACCAGTAGAAAGCAATGATGGGGTAAAGGAAACCCAAAAGAAAGAAAAAGAAACGGCATCATTATCAGAATCGAGCTTTTATAAACCGACTTCACGGAAGCAAATTAATCATGTACATGGTGTCGGGTATCCAGGCAATCAACATGAATTATTCGTGGCGACTCATCTTGGACCGCTTATCTATCTTGATGGAACCTGGTATGAAGCTGAAGCAAACAACAATGACTATATGGGCTTCCAGGCAGTGTCTGATGGTTTTTATAGTAGTGGACACCCCGGCGAAGGATCAGATTTACCAAATCCGCTCGGATTAATCAAAAGTACTGATAGAGGAAAGACGCTAGAGCAGCTAGGTTTTCAAGGAGAATCTGACTTTCACTATTTAGCGGTAGGCTATGAAACACATAGCATTTATGCTGTAAATCAACAGAAAAACAGCGAAATGGACATAGGGGTTTATTATAGTGAGGATGCAAGTGATTGGAATCAAGTACAACTAAAGGGGATTCCTAATCAAATTAATGGGATTTTTGCTCACCCTAGTGATGCAAACGTCGTAGCCATTACTTCGCCAAAGGGACTTTATCTTTCGGAGGATCAAGGACAGTCATTTACACCAATTACAGAGGACGTCTCAATTACCTCGATGGTCTTTCTTAAAGACCGTATCATCTTCGCCAAACAAGGAGCAACTAGCCAACTTGTGTCCCTTAAGAACGGAGAAGAAACGATCATTTCTATGCCCAACAAAATTGAAGAAGCGATTGATTATCTCGCGGTGAATCCACAAAATGAGAATGAGATTTCTTTTCATACATCTGATGGTAGTCTCTATCAAACGAAAGATGCCGGGGAATCCTGGGTCGCCTTAATCGATCAGGGTAAATTGAACTAG
- a CDS encoding four-helix bundle copper-binding protein — protein MSHEKYGSMIQTLHECMTACNHCYDACLKEEDVKMMAECIRLDRECADICGFLEQALVRGTPFASELAQACATICEACGNECKKHDHKHCQDCAESCFKCAEECKKLAA, from the coding sequence ATGTCACATGAAAAGTACGGTTCAATGATTCAAACACTTCACGAATGTATGACAGCATGCAACCATTGCTATGACGCTTGCTTGAAAGAAGAGGATGTCAAAATGATGGCTGAGTGTATTCGTTTGGACAGAGAGTGTGCTGACATCTGTGGATTTCTTGAACAAGCACTTGTTAGAGGAACCCCATTTGCGTCTGAACTTGCACAAGCATGTGCTACTATTTGTGAGGCATGTGGAAACGAGTGTAAAAAGCACGATCACAAACACTGTCAAGATTGTGCAGAGTCATGCTTTAAATGTGCAGAAGAGTGTAAGAAATTAGCAGCATAA
- a CDS encoding ATP-binding protein, protein MVLYFGFLNERIMAETDALLARGNSHRDVLEKHFDRETMEHVALMESEAETQVIITDERNGVLVHSNTVTSMIKTTLSSSSSLPVSGTIVEGDWGNEPYVMTGSPIVVNDELVGNVYMILDTKSIREVRDHLTTQFLIISGLALFLTVITIIYLSRVITRPLIEMKVATQQMSRGDHNVSLKVDRNDELGELANGIQSLSDDLLRLKNDRSDFLANIAHELRTPLTYLNGYANIAQREGLSSTERNTYLSIIKEESENLTSLVRDLFDMAKMDQQGFVINRDEVELCSLIHQVREKVSPAFEDKGIDLIVSCQNKIHLNIDSTRFSQVILNLLDNALHYSESGKTVLIEAHSFQSEVIVKVIDEGEGIPEKDLPFIFERLYRVDKSRSRKYGGSGLGLAIAKEIIEKHGGRIKAESQKGKGTTITIVLLGVE, encoded by the coding sequence ATGGTGCTATACTTCGGCTTTTTAAATGAGCGAATCATGGCTGAAACTGATGCCCTACTAGCACGGGGAAACAGCCACAGAGATGTTCTAGAAAAACATTTTGATCGTGAAACAATGGAGCACGTTGCTCTAATGGAATCTGAAGCTGAAACTCAAGTAATTATTACAGATGAAAGAAATGGCGTTCTCGTTCATTCGAATACTGTAACTTCTATGATCAAAACAACCCTTTCTTCATCATCCTCTCTTCCAGTATCGGGAACTATCGTGGAAGGTGATTGGGGTAATGAACCTTATGTTATGACCGGTTCTCCTATCGTTGTTAATGATGAGCTTGTGGGAAATGTCTACATGATTCTCGATACAAAAAGTATTCGCGAAGTGCGCGATCATTTAACAACCCAATTTTTGATCATTAGTGGACTCGCACTCTTTCTAACCGTTATTACGATTATTTATCTTTCAAGAGTGATTACACGTCCATTGATTGAAATGAAAGTAGCAACGCAACAAATGAGCAGAGGGGATCATAATGTCTCCTTAAAAGTCGATCGAAACGACGAATTAGGGGAATTAGCGAACGGGATTCAAAGCTTATCAGATGATTTACTACGATTAAAAAACGATCGTAGTGATTTTCTAGCGAACATTGCTCATGAACTAAGAACACCTTTAACTTATCTGAATGGTTACGCAAACATCGCTCAGCGAGAAGGGTTATCTTCTACAGAGAGAAATACTTACCTTTCAATTATTAAAGAAGAATCAGAGAACTTAACTTCTCTCGTTCGAGATTTGTTTGATATGGCTAAAATGGACCAACAAGGATTTGTGATTAATCGAGACGAAGTCGAATTGTGTTCGTTGATTCATCAGGTAAGAGAGAAAGTAAGTCCTGCTTTTGAGGATAAGGGGATTGATCTTATAGTGTCCTGTCAGAATAAAATCCATCTCAATATTGATTCTACAAGGTTTTCTCAAGTGATTTTAAACCTTTTGGATAATGCTTTGCATTATAGTGAGTCAGGAAAAACGGTACTCATCGAAGCTCACTCTTTTCAAAGCGAAGTGATTGTTAAAGTAATTGACGAAGGAGAAGGAATTCCTGAGAAGGATTTGCCTTTCATCTTTGAACGTCTCTACCGGGTTGATAAATCACGTTCAAGAAAGTACGGAGGTTCTGGACTTGGTCTTGCTATTGCTAAAGAAATTATCGAGAAGCATGGAGGTAGGATAAAGGCGGAAAGTCAAAAAGGAAAAGGAACAACGATCACCATTGTTTTGTTAGGAGTTGAATAA
- a CDS encoding response regulator transcription factor: MKNVLIVDDEERMVELISLYLKPHGYTIYQAYTGIEALHRLTEYKIDLVLLDIMMPDMDGFATCEEIRNQSEVPIIMLTAREQNEDIVKGFKLGADDYITKPFDERVLLARMEALARRVKQINQNQVILKGLTWDADKHLVSYYSVPIPMTPIEFKLLGLFLKNPEKVFSREHLIQLIWGFESNTEGRTIDSHIRNLRDKCRAVNFNIDEFLVTIWGVGYKWKKS; the protein is encoded by the coding sequence GTGAAAAATGTGCTGATTGTAGACGATGAAGAGCGGATGGTAGAGCTAATCTCTCTTTATTTAAAACCACATGGGTACACCATTTATCAAGCATATACAGGCATAGAAGCACTACATAGATTGACTGAATACAAAATAGATCTCGTTTTGTTAGATATAATGATGCCCGACATGGACGGCTTTGCAACGTGTGAAGAAATACGAAATCAATCAGAGGTGCCAATTATCATGTTAACAGCAAGAGAGCAGAATGAAGATATTGTTAAAGGATTCAAGCTAGGCGCAGATGATTACATCACAAAACCGTTTGACGAACGTGTTCTCCTTGCTAGAATGGAAGCTTTGGCTCGACGCGTAAAACAAATAAATCAAAATCAAGTGATTTTAAAAGGGCTAACGTGGGATGCAGACAAACATCTCGTATCATATTATAGTGTGCCTATCCCTATGACTCCCATTGAATTTAAGTTGCTTGGCCTATTCTTAAAAAATCCCGAAAAAGTCTTTAGCCGAGAGCATCTGATTCAGCTGATTTGGGGATTTGAATCAAACACAGAAGGACGCACGATTGATTCACATATTCGAAATTTACGTGATAAGTGTAGAGCGGTTAACTTTAATATCGATGAGTTTTTGGTGACCATTTGGGGAGTAGGCTATAAATGGAAAAAATCCTAA